Proteins found in one Microbacterium sp. SSM24 genomic segment:
- a CDS encoding helix-turn-helix transcriptional regulator, giving the protein MGAQTGTQRPTGAQPADIQSDAQVLAGAVADLVRRTRFPVAFGGFEHDGAIHITSVVGARTRSLDGLVVQASRGLGGRAFVEKRPRLALDYRSSRSITHDYDRAVLGEGIATLFAVPFIVGGNARGVIYCGSWAESPVGDMVARPAFAVADELSSELRIREEVRRRLAFSSPVPAVEASALAPAAREELRETYAELRSIAAVVEDAGVRERLEAVERRLAALSQSESEPPVGLDVRLSPRETDVLACAALGSTNSEIAAALSLREGTVKSYLQSAMAKLDASTRHAAVARARRAGILP; this is encoded by the coding sequence GTGGGCGCGCAGACCGGAACGCAGCGACCGACCGGCGCTCAGCCGGCCGACATTCAGAGCGACGCGCAGGTTCTCGCCGGCGCGGTCGCCGACCTCGTGCGCCGCACCCGCTTCCCCGTCGCGTTCGGCGGGTTCGAGCACGACGGCGCGATCCACATCACGTCGGTCGTCGGCGCGCGCACGCGCAGTCTCGACGGACTCGTCGTGCAGGCCTCGCGCGGGCTGGGCGGGCGGGCATTCGTCGAGAAGCGCCCGCGCCTCGCGCTGGACTACCGGTCGTCGCGCAGCATCACCCACGACTACGACCGCGCCGTGCTCGGCGAGGGCATCGCGACGCTGTTCGCCGTCCCGTTCATCGTCGGCGGCAACGCCCGCGGCGTGATCTACTGCGGGTCCTGGGCCGAGTCCCCCGTGGGCGACATGGTTGCGCGCCCGGCTTTCGCGGTCGCCGACGAACTCTCGTCCGAGCTGCGCATCCGCGAAGAGGTGCGGCGGCGACTGGCCTTCTCGTCGCCAGTGCCGGCGGTCGAGGCATCCGCCCTCGCCCCTGCGGCGCGGGAGGAGCTGCGCGAGACCTACGCCGAGCTGCGGAGCATCGCCGCCGTCGTCGAGGATGCCGGTGTGCGCGAGCGCCTCGAAGCGGTCGAGCGGCGGCTCGCCGCGCTGTCGCAGTCCGAGAGCGAGCCTCCGGTCGGCCTCGACGTGCGCCTCTCACCGCGCGAGACCGATGTGCTCGCATGCGCTGCGCTCGGATCGACCAATTCCGAGATCGCCGCCGCATTGTCGCTGCGCGAAGGAACGGTCAAGTCGTATCTGCAATCTGCGATGGCGAAATTGGATGCCTCCACCCGCCACGCTGCCGTCGCCCGCGCGCGGCGCGCCGGCATCCTGCCCTGA
- a CDS encoding Re/Si-specific NAD(P)(+) transhydrogenase subunit alpha, which produces MTRIGIVAEAPGENRVAATPTTVPKIIALGYEVVVESGAGAASSFPDAAYAAAGASVVDTAAAWAAPVILKVNAPSQGEIDRLADGATIVATLSPSLRPDLVEALATRGITAIALDAVPRISRAQSMDVLSSMANISGYRAVIEAAHEFGRFFTGQVTAAGKVPPAKVLVAGAGVAGLAAIGAASSLGAIVRATDPRPEVADQVASIGGQYLEVVVPEEAKQVSADGYAKATSDAYNTRAAEIYSEQAADVDIIITTALVPGRPAPRLITAADVATMRPGSVVVDMAAAQGGNVEGSVAGERTVTENGVVILGYTDLPGRLPQQASQLFATNLVNLLKLLTPAKDGALTLDFDDVVQRTVTVVQDGAVTWPPPPVQVSAAPAAKPAAAAAPVEPKKAMSRGAKTGLVIAGIAALFAICAFAPPPLPQHFLVLTLAIVVGFYVIGHVAHALHTPLMSVTNAISGIIVVGAMVQITAPDLTVQILAAIAVLLASINIFGGFAVTRRMLAMFQKGESR; this is translated from the coding sequence ATGACCCGCATCGGCATCGTCGCCGAGGCGCCCGGAGAGAACCGGGTGGCCGCGACGCCCACCACCGTCCCCAAGATCATCGCGCTCGGCTATGAGGTCGTGGTCGAGTCCGGCGCCGGGGCGGCGTCGTCGTTCCCCGACGCCGCGTACGCCGCGGCCGGAGCATCCGTCGTCGACACGGCCGCGGCGTGGGCAGCGCCGGTCATCCTCAAGGTGAACGCGCCCAGCCAGGGCGAGATCGACCGACTCGCCGACGGCGCGACGATCGTGGCGACGCTCAGCCCGTCACTGCGGCCCGACCTCGTCGAGGCGCTCGCGACCCGCGGAATCACGGCGATCGCGCTGGATGCCGTGCCGCGCATCTCGCGCGCGCAGTCGATGGACGTGCTCAGCTCGATGGCGAACATCTCGGGCTATCGCGCGGTGATCGAGGCGGCGCACGAGTTCGGCCGGTTCTTCACGGGCCAGGTGACGGCGGCCGGGAAGGTGCCGCCGGCGAAGGTGCTCGTCGCCGGAGCGGGCGTCGCGGGTCTCGCGGCGATCGGCGCCGCGTCGAGCCTCGGCGCGATCGTCCGCGCCACCGACCCGCGGCCCGAGGTCGCCGATCAGGTCGCGTCCATCGGCGGCCAGTATCTCGAGGTCGTCGTTCCTGAAGAGGCGAAGCAGGTCTCGGCCGACGGATACGCCAAGGCGACCAGCGATGCCTACAACACGCGTGCGGCAGAGATCTACTCGGAGCAGGCCGCCGACGTCGACATCATCATCACGACGGCGCTGGTACCCGGGCGTCCGGCTCCCCGCCTGATCACGGCGGCGGACGTCGCCACGATGCGACCCGGGAGCGTCGTCGTCGACATGGCCGCGGCCCAGGGCGGCAACGTCGAGGGCTCGGTCGCGGGCGAGCGCACGGTCACCGAGAACGGCGTCGTCATCCTCGGCTACACCGACCTGCCCGGGCGCCTGCCGCAGCAGGCGTCGCAGCTCTTCGCGACCAACCTCGTGAACCTGCTCAAGCTCCTCACCCCCGCCAAGGACGGCGCGCTCACCCTCGACTTCGACGACGTGGTGCAGCGCACCGTCACCGTCGTCCAGGACGGCGCCGTCACCTGGCCGCCTCCGCCCGTGCAGGTGTCGGCTGCGCCGGCGGCGAAGCCGGCCGCCGCAGCCGCACCGGTCGAACCGAAGAAGGCGATGTCGCGCGGCGCGAAGACCGGATTGGTCATCGCGGGAATCGCGGCGCTGTTCGCGATCTGCGCCTTCGCGCCACCGCCCCTGCCACAGCACTTCCTGGTGCTCACTCTGGCGATCGTGGTCGGCTTCTACGTCATCGGCCACGTCGCTCACGCCCTGCACACGCCCCTCATGAGCGTGACCAACGCGATCTCGGGCATCATCGTCGTCGGCGCCATGGTGCAGATCACCGCCCCCGACCTCACGGTCCAGATCCTCGCGGCGATCGCGGTGCTGCTGGCGAGCATCAACATCTTCGGTGGCTTCGCCGTCACCCGGCGAATGCTCGCCATGTTCCAGAAGGGTGAGAGCCGATGA
- a CDS encoding histone-like nucleoid-structuring protein Lsr2: protein MARRIVHQLVDDLDGTVLEVGEGETVLFSLDGVAYEIDLTSENAAHLRDSLASYIDAARSVSSRGAGGASSGGARKRRRTGQQDYSAVRAWAKANGHQVSERGRVPASVLDAYEAAQ, encoded by the coding sequence ATGGCCCGCAGAATCGTGCATCAGCTCGTCGACGACCTCGACGGCACCGTCCTCGAAGTCGGCGAAGGCGAGACCGTCCTCTTCTCGCTCGACGGCGTCGCGTATGAGATCGACCTCACCAGCGAGAACGCCGCACACCTGCGCGACTCGCTCGCGTCGTACATCGACGCCGCTCGCAGCGTCTCCTCTCGCGGCGCCGGCGGCGCCTCGTCCGGCGGTGCGCGCAAGCGCCGTCGCACCGGACAGCAGGACTACTCGGCCGTGCGGGCATGGGCCAAGGCGAACGGTCACCAGGTATCGGAGCGCGGGCGGGTTCCGGCATCCGTTCTCGACGCCTACGAGGCGGCGCAGTAG
- a CDS encoding Fe-S cluster assembly protein HesB, translating to MLTMTQTAAEAVKQIVARVPQAEDGGVRIRDTGTDTGFELSVTPDPQPHDTVVVTDGARVFLDERAASALDDRVLDAELAADGAVRFALGTQS from the coding sequence ATGCTCACGATGACCCAGACCGCCGCCGAGGCCGTCAAGCAGATCGTCGCACGGGTTCCGCAGGCCGAAGACGGAGGCGTGCGCATCCGCGACACGGGGACCGACACGGGCTTCGAGCTCAGTGTCACGCCCGATCCGCAGCCGCACGACACGGTCGTGGTCACCGACGGCGCGCGCGTGTTCCTCGACGAACGCGCCGCGAGCGCTCTCGACGACCGCGTGCTCGACGCCGAACTCGCCGCCGACGGTGCGGTGCGGTTCGCGCTCGGCACCCAGAGCTGA
- a CDS encoding endo alpha-1,4 polygalactosaminidase encodes MGIGRGAASVFAAAVIIASVTACAQGDPAVTLPPEDAAPDYQLGEAYPPEPQVGIVVRDRTAAPAEGLYSICYVNGFQTQPGELDAWPGELLLKDADDNTVFDPDWPDEALLDTSTEAHRAAIVEIVEPWIRECADAGYLGVEFDNLDTYARSDGALTFEHNAALATALVDVAHDAGLAAGQKNAAEVAAALRAASGFDFAVTEECAQFDDCDAYEDVYGDHVIAIEYDEATFRAACEDERMPDAAVLRDRDLTAPGDPAYVFALCRDD; translated from the coding sequence ATGGGCATCGGGAGGGGCGCGGCATCCGTCTTCGCCGCGGCAGTGATCATCGCGAGTGTCACCGCGTGCGCGCAGGGCGATCCGGCGGTGACGCTGCCGCCTGAGGATGCCGCGCCGGACTACCAGCTCGGCGAGGCGTACCCGCCCGAGCCCCAGGTCGGGATCGTCGTGCGCGACCGCACCGCGGCGCCTGCCGAGGGCCTGTACTCGATCTGCTACGTGAACGGGTTCCAGACGCAGCCGGGCGAGCTCGATGCGTGGCCCGGCGAACTCCTCCTCAAGGATGCGGACGACAACACCGTGTTCGACCCGGACTGGCCCGACGAGGCCCTGCTCGACACCTCGACCGAGGCCCACCGTGCGGCCATCGTCGAGATCGTCGAGCCGTGGATCCGCGAGTGCGCGGACGCCGGGTACCTGGGCGTCGAATTCGACAACCTCGACACCTACGCCCGCAGCGACGGCGCGCTCACGTTCGAGCACAACGCCGCCCTCGCCACCGCCCTCGTCGATGTCGCCCACGACGCAGGTCTCGCGGCCGGGCAGAAGAACGCCGCCGAAGTCGCCGCGGCGCTGCGCGCGGCATCCGGATTCGACTTCGCCGTCACCGAGGAATGCGCGCAGTTCGACGACTGCGACGCCTATGAAGACGTCTACGGCGACCATGTCATCGCCATCGAGTACGACGAGGCGACGTTCCGCGCGGCGTGCGAAGACGAGCGGATGCCGGACGCCGCCGTGCTGCGAGACCGCGACCTCACCGCACCCGGCGATCCCGCGTACGTCTTCGCACTCTGCCGCGACGACTGA
- the pntB gene encoding Re/Si-specific NAD(P)(+) transhydrogenase subunit beta — MTVDAGQVAGAAYIVAALLFILSLAGLSKHETSRRGVGFGIAGMAIALVATVWVVAASGWGDPQAMTGLILLVAAVLVGGAIGLWRARIVEMTGMPELIALLHSFVGLAAVLVGWNGALYDTGLEGALADIHHAEVFIGVFIGGVTFTGSIVAFLKLSARISSKPLMLPGKNVLNLGALVLFVILTVWYVITPELWLLVAVTLLALALGWHLVASIGGGDMPVVVSMLNSYSGWAAAAAGFLLNNDLLIVTGALVGSSGAYLSYIMCKAMNRSFLSVIAGGFGIEAPRGAEAEYGEHREIDAESAADMLAGASSVVITPGYGMAVAQAQHGVADLVQKLRERGIEVRFGIHPVAGRLPGHMNVLLAEAKVPYDIVLEMDEINDDLSSTDVVLVIGANDTVNPAAAEDPSSPIAGMPVLRVWEAQNVIVFKRSMASGYAGVQNPLFYRDNAQMLFGDAKDKVDEILMQLAQVPQS; from the coding sequence ATGACCGTCGACGCGGGCCAGGTCGCCGGCGCCGCCTACATCGTCGCGGCGCTGCTGTTCATCCTCAGCCTCGCCGGGCTGAGCAAGCACGAGACCAGCCGACGCGGCGTGGGCTTCGGCATCGCCGGCATGGCGATCGCGCTCGTCGCCACCGTGTGGGTGGTGGCCGCGAGCGGCTGGGGCGACCCGCAGGCCATGACCGGCCTGATCCTGCTCGTCGCCGCGGTGCTCGTGGGCGGCGCGATCGGACTGTGGCGCGCGCGCATCGTGGAGATGACCGGGATGCCGGAACTCATCGCCCTGCTCCACTCCTTCGTGGGGCTCGCGGCCGTACTCGTCGGCTGGAACGGCGCGCTCTACGACACGGGCCTCGAGGGGGCACTCGCCGACATCCATCACGCCGAGGTCTTCATCGGCGTGTTCATCGGCGGGGTGACGTTCACCGGCTCGATCGTCGCATTCCTCAAGCTCTCCGCGCGCATCTCGTCGAAGCCGCTCATGCTGCCGGGCAAGAACGTCCTCAACCTGGGCGCGCTCGTCCTGTTCGTGATCCTGACCGTCTGGTACGTGATCACTCCCGAACTGTGGCTGCTCGTCGCGGTCACTCTCCTCGCGCTCGCCCTCGGGTGGCACCTGGTCGCCTCGATCGGCGGGGGCGACATGCCGGTCGTCGTCTCGATGCTCAACAGCTACTCCGGCTGGGCGGCCGCGGCCGCGGGCTTCCTGCTGAACAACGACCTGCTCATCGTCACGGGCGCCCTCGTCGGATCGTCCGGTGCCTACCTCAGCTACATCATGTGCAAGGCGATGAACCGGTCCTTCCTCTCGGTGATCGCGGGCGGGTTCGGGATCGAGGCGCCCCGCGGGGCCGAGGCCGAGTACGGCGAGCACCGCGAGATCGACGCCGAGAGCGCGGCCGACATGCTCGCCGGGGCCTCCAGCGTCGTCATCACCCCCGGCTACGGCATGGCCGTCGCGCAGGCGCAGCACGGTGTCGCCGACCTCGTGCAGAAGCTCCGCGAGCGCGGCATCGAGGTGAGGTTCGGCATCCATCCGGTCGCCGGACGCCTGCCCGGGCACATGAACGTGCTGCTGGCCGAGGCGAAGGTGCCGTACGACATCGTGCTCGAGATGGACGAGATCAACGACGACCTGTCATCCACCGACGTCGTGCTCGTGATCGGCGCGAACGACACCGTCAATCCCGCCGCGGCCGAAGACCCGTCGAGCCCCATCGCCGGAATGCCGGTGCTGCGTGTGTGGGAGGCGCAGAACGTGATCGTGTTCAAGCGCTCGATGGCATCCGGATATGCGGGCGTGCAGAATCCGCTGTTCTACCGCGACAATGCGCAAATGCTGTTCGGCGACGCGAAAGACAAGGTCGACGAAATCCTCATGCAGCTCGCGCAGGTTCCGCAGAGCTGA